One Falsihalocynthiibacter arcticus DNA segment encodes these proteins:
- a CDS encoding CcoQ/FixQ family Cbb3-type cytochrome c oxidase assembly chaperone: MYTFLRQLADSWVLLLMFAFFLGVFLWVFRPGSKKIYKETANIPFEHEDHPAPDVAPKASKAPRDESEEA; encoded by the coding sequence ATGTATACATTCTTGCGTCAGCTTGCCGACAGCTGGGTATTGCTCCTTATGTTCGCTTTCTTCTTGGGGGTGTTCCTTTGGGTTTTCCGTCCGGGAAGCAAAAAGATTTATAAAGAGACGGCAAATATCCCATTTGAACATGAAGACCACCCCGCACCCGATGTGGCCCCAAAGGCCTCAAAGGCGCCCAGAGACGAAAGTGAGGAGGCGTAG
- the hemN gene encoding oxygen-independent coproporphyrinogen III oxidase, with protein MEQNIQLARHGLFDARVPRYTSYPTSPHFSADVGPETFVNWIFAIPEGRQISLYVHVPFCRRLCWFCACRTQGTTSDAPVRAYLEVLKAEIELLRATLPKGVTLERLHWGGGTPTLLAPDMMTELAEAIYSVAPLAPDGEFSVEIDPNEIDDARLDALAKAGMNRASIGVQDFDPEIQKTIGREQSYELTESAITAIRARGIASLNADILYGLPHQTPEKITQSVQKLLSLSPDRVALYGYAHVPWMARRQNMIPEEALPSPQERLALFEVARKLFEWDGYTAVGIDHFALPSDGLSIAQKAGRLRRNFQGYTEDTSDVLIGLGASSISRFPQGYTQNAAATSQHIAAIRGGNFSTKKGHSFSANDKLRGRLIEVLMCDFKIDTGQIAKEFGLQKAEILLLIEPVASQFSDVVTLSNGVLEIPPAFRPLTRVIARAFDAYALSKTGHSSAV; from the coding sequence ATGGAACAAAATATACAACTTGCCCGTCACGGACTTTTCGACGCGCGCGTGCCGCGTTACACCAGTTATCCGACCTCGCCACATTTTTCCGCTGACGTTGGGCCCGAGACTTTCGTGAACTGGATTTTCGCGATCCCGGAAGGGCGGCAGATTTCGCTTTATGTGCATGTGCCGTTTTGTCGACGCCTGTGTTGGTTTTGCGCCTGTCGCACCCAAGGAACAACATCGGATGCGCCAGTGCGCGCCTACCTTGAGGTCCTAAAAGCCGAGATCGAATTGCTGCGGGCGACGTTGCCAAAAGGCGTTACCCTCGAGCGGCTTCACTGGGGCGGTGGTACGCCGACTCTCCTCGCTCCCGACATGATGACGGAACTGGCGGAGGCGATTTACAGCGTCGCCCCCCTCGCGCCGGATGGGGAGTTTTCGGTTGAAATCGATCCCAACGAAATTGACGACGCGCGTTTGGATGCCCTTGCAAAAGCGGGTATGAATCGGGCCTCAATTGGCGTTCAGGACTTCGACCCAGAAATCCAAAAAACAATTGGCCGTGAGCAAAGCTACGAGCTCACAGAATCCGCCATCACTGCAATCCGCGCACGCGGTATCGCATCGCTCAATGCCGATATTCTCTATGGTTTGCCGCACCAAACACCTGAAAAAATCACCCAAAGCGTGCAAAAATTACTCTCGCTTTCACCGGACCGAGTAGCGCTCTATGGCTACGCCCATGTGCCTTGGATGGCGCGTCGTCAAAACATGATCCCCGAGGAGGCCCTGCCCTCCCCTCAAGAACGTTTGGCCTTATTTGAAGTTGCTCGGAAATTATTTGAATGGGACGGGTATACCGCCGTAGGGATCGACCATTTCGCCCTGCCCTCCGACGGTCTCAGTATCGCCCAAAAAGCGGGTAGACTGCGGCGGAATTTTCAAGGTTATACCGAGGACACGTCGGATGTGCTGATCGGGCTTGGGGCATCATCGATCTCCCGCTTTCCTCAGGGATATACCCAGAACGCTGCAGCAACTTCGCAACATATCGCGGCCATCCGTGGTGGGAATTTTTCAACGAAAAAAGGCCATAGTTTTTCTGCCAACGATAAACTGCGCGGTCGGTTGATTGAAGTTCTGATGTGCGACTTTAAAATAGATACGGGTCAGATTGCCAAGGAATTCGGGCTGCAAAAAGCGGAAATATTGCTCCTAATAGAACCCGTGGCTTCACAGTTTTCCGACGTAGTCACCCTATCGAATGGCGTACTTGAAATACCGCCTGCATTCCGGCCTCTCACACGAGTCATCGCACGCGCCTTTGACGCCTACGCCCTCTCTAAAACAGGCCATAGCTCGGCCGTTTAG
- the fnrL gene encoding transcriptional regulator FnrL, which produces MRPADTVMNFSSCGDCPIRERAVCARCEPDELDVLEKIKYYRSYEAGQTVVWAGDRMDFVASVVSGIACLSQTMEDGRTQMVGLLLPSDFVGRPGRAIAAYEVTATTDLVMCCFRKKPFEDLVESTPAISRRLLEMTLDELDAAREWMLLLGRKTAREKISSLFAIIGQRSTPFSGEGMRTTLEFDLPLTREAMGDYLGLTIETVSRQITALKKSGVIELDGKRHVRIPDFQRLLAEAGDDSDGGMPS; this is translated from the coding sequence ATGAGACCAGCCGACACAGTTATGAACTTTAGTTCTTGTGGCGATTGCCCAATTCGCGAACGTGCGGTTTGTGCACGGTGCGAACCTGACGAATTGGATGTGCTTGAGAAAATTAAATATTACCGGAGCTATGAGGCGGGTCAGACGGTTGTTTGGGCGGGGGACCGCATGGATTTTGTGGCGTCTGTTGTGTCTGGAATCGCATGTTTAAGCCAGACTATGGAAGATGGCCGCACGCAGATGGTTGGCCTTTTGCTTCCATCAGATTTTGTCGGACGTCCCGGTCGCGCGATTGCCGCCTATGAGGTGACAGCGACCACGGATCTTGTAATGTGCTGTTTTCGCAAGAAACCATTTGAGGATTTGGTTGAGTCCACCCCTGCAATTTCCCGCCGTTTGCTGGAAATGACGCTGGATGAGTTGGACGCTGCGCGGGAATGGATGCTGCTTTTGGGGCGCAAAACAGCCCGCGAGAAAATCTCCAGTCTCTTTGCTATCATTGGTCAGCGCAGCACGCCGTTTTCGGGCGAGGGCATGCGGACAACGTTGGAGTTTGATTTGCCGCTCACCCGTGAAGCGATGGGGGATTACTTGGGTTTGACGATTGAAACCGTGAGTCGCCAAATTACAGCGCTCAAGAAAAGCGGTGTCATCGAACTCGACGGTAAGCGCCACGTTCGGATTCCAGACTTTCAACGATTGCTAGCTGAAGCCGGAGATGATTCGGATGGAGGAATGCCCTCATAG
- a CDS encoding ABC transporter ATP-binding protein — protein MKTALQVRNLHIGFMQDGVLNEAVKGVSFEVGEGETVALVGESGSGKSITALSTVSLLPESARISGSVIYQGTEMIGAPDKDLRRVRGNDISFIFQEPMTSLNPLHTIEKQLVEGIALHQGLTGKAARDRVVELLEKVGIPDPRGRLDAYPHQLSGGQRQRVMIAMALANGPELLIADEPTTALDVTIQAQILELLSELKKSENMSLLFITHDLGIVRKIADRVVVMRNGEVVETGPTAEIFDAPKHPYTKQLLDAEPAGRPEPVLSDAKPLIKTTDLRIWFPIHKGFLKRTVGHIKAVNQASLSVRSGETLGIVGESGSGKTTLALAIMRLIQSQGHIEFDGRAIDSLKNRDMTPLRRDMQIVFQDPFGSLSPRMTAGQIIAEGLAIHDVAQGRAPLDLVKEMMLETGLDPATIDRYPHEFSGGQRQRIAIARAMILRPKLVVLDEPTSALDRTVQQQIIALLRDLQKKYQLGYLFISHDLKVVRTLSHKVIVMKNGDVVEAGTSDQIFENPTTEYTRALIAAALDLNVTSA, from the coding sequence ATGAAGACCGCACTTCAAGTCCGCAACCTCCACATCGGCTTCATGCAGGACGGCGTTTTAAATGAGGCCGTCAAAGGGGTTTCCTTTGAGGTCGGTGAAGGCGAAACCGTCGCGTTGGTTGGGGAATCTGGATCGGGAAAGTCGATCACTGCGTTGTCCACTGTGTCGCTTCTGCCAGAAAGTGCTCGGATTTCAGGCTCCGTTATCTATCAAGGGACGGAAATGATCGGCGCCCCCGATAAAGATCTGCGACGTGTGCGGGGAAATGATATTAGCTTTATTTTCCAAGAGCCTATGACTTCGCTTAATCCTCTACATACCATCGAAAAACAGTTGGTTGAGGGCATCGCCTTGCATCAGGGACTGACGGGAAAGGCTGCGCGGGATCGCGTTGTTGAACTGTTGGAAAAGGTTGGAATCCCAGACCCGCGCGGTCGACTTGATGCGTACCCCCACCAACTTTCTGGTGGCCAACGGCAGCGTGTGATGATCGCAATGGCCCTCGCGAACGGACCGGAGCTTCTGATTGCAGATGAGCCAACAACGGCTTTGGATGTGACCATTCAAGCACAAATCCTTGAGCTTTTATCGGAGCTTAAAAAGAGCGAGAACATGAGCCTTTTGTTCATCACCCACGATCTGGGGATTGTGCGCAAAATCGCGGATCGGGTAGTGGTGATGCGCAATGGCGAGGTCGTAGAGACGGGCCCAACAGCCGAGATATTTGACGCGCCCAAGCATCCCTACACAAAACAATTGCTCGATGCGGAGCCCGCGGGGCGGCCAGAACCTGTACTTTCTGATGCAAAGCCATTGATTAAAACCACGGACTTGCGGATTTGGTTCCCGATTCACAAAGGGTTCCTCAAGCGTACTGTTGGGCACATCAAAGCTGTCAATCAGGCGAGCCTTTCGGTGCGTTCGGGGGAAACCCTCGGGATCGTTGGCGAGTCGGGGTCGGGTAAAACGACCCTCGCGCTCGCTATCATGCGGCTCATTCAATCACAGGGTCATATTGAGTTTGATGGGCGGGCGATTGACTCCCTTAAAAATCGCGACATGACTCCGTTGCGCCGCGATATGCAGATTGTGTTTCAGGACCCGTTCGGCTCCCTATCACCACGCATGACCGCAGGTCAGATTATTGCCGAAGGTTTGGCGATCCACGACGTGGCGCAAGGCCGCGCGCCCTTGGATTTGGTCAAAGAAATGATGCTGGAAACGGGGCTTGATCCGGCCACCATTGATCGCTATCCGCACGAGTTCTCGGGTGGGCAACGCCAACGTATTGCCATCGCGCGTGCGATGATTTTGCGACCAAAACTTGTGGTGCTTGATGAGCCAACTTCGGCCTTAGACCGGACTGTTCAGCAACAAATCATTGCGCTTCTGCGAGATCTTCAGAAGAAATATCAACTGGGATATTTGTTCATCAGCCATGACCTTAAAGTTGTTCGCACCCTCAGTCATAAAGTGATCGTTATGAAAAATGGCGATGTGGTCGAAGCAGGGACGAGCGATCAGATATTCGAAAACCCGACAACGGAATACACCCGCGCTCTTATTGCTGCTGCTCTAGATCTGAACGTAACCTCGGCCTAA
- the ccoP gene encoding cytochrome-c oxidase, cbb3-type subunit III has protein sequence MSKKPVKKQDPETTGHSWDGIEEFNNPLPRWWLWTLYACIIWGIGYSIAYPAWPLINGATRGVLGYSTRAEVAEDIAYFKAANADLREELVAADLSEVANNPELLHFANANGRAVFATWCSQCHGSGAAGAVGFPNLLDNDWLWGGEIEEINETVTVGVRNETNDDARYSEMPAFGDILEEEEIAQVTEFVLSLSDDDVDQTMALAGATVFADNCAACHGEEGLGDKSQGAPNLADAIWLYGGDRETIMQTVTNSRFGVMPAWNARLSESDIRAVAIYVHGLGGGE, from the coding sequence ATGTCAAAGAAACCTGTAAAAAAACAAGATCCGGAAACAACAGGCCACAGTTGGGATGGGATTGAAGAATTCAACAATCCTTTGCCGCGTTGGTGGCTCTGGACGCTTTATGCCTGCATCATATGGGGTATTGGCTACTCCATCGCCTATCCCGCGTGGCCCTTGATCAACGGGGCGACGCGGGGGGTGCTTGGATACTCAACCCGCGCCGAAGTGGCCGAAGATATTGCGTATTTCAAGGCAGCCAATGCTGATCTGCGCGAAGAGTTGGTGGCTGCGGATTTGAGCGAAGTGGCCAATAATCCCGAACTTCTCCATTTTGCCAATGCAAATGGACGCGCGGTTTTCGCAACGTGGTGTTCGCAATGTCACGGGTCGGGTGCTGCGGGGGCTGTTGGCTTCCCCAACTTGCTCGACAACGACTGGCTTTGGGGCGGCGAGATCGAAGAGATCAATGAAACGGTCACTGTCGGTGTTCGCAACGAAACCAACGACGATGCGCGTTACTCCGAGATGCCAGCTTTTGGCGACATTCTTGAAGAAGAAGAAATCGCGCAAGTTACGGAGTTCGTCCTCTCGCTCTCGGATGATGATGTCGATCAAACCATGGCGCTCGCCGGGGCGACTGTTTTTGCAGATAATTGCGCTGCCTGTCACGGGGAAGAGGGTCTAGGTGACAAAAGTCAAGGCGCACCGAATCTTGCCGATGCAATCTGGCTCTACGGAGGTGATCGTGAAACGATCATGCAAACCGTTACCAACAGCCGCTTTGGCGTGATGCCGGCATGGAATGCACGTTTGAGCGAATCAGATATTCGCGCCGTTGCGATCTATGTCCACGGTCTTGGCGGTGGCGAATAA
- the ccoO gene encoding cytochrome-c oxidase, cbb3-type subunit II, with product MGILDKHKVIEKNATLLLIGSLLVVSIGGIVEIAPLFYIQNTIEDVEGMRPYSPLELTGREIYVREGCYVCHSQMIRPMRDEVERYGHYSLAAESMYDHPFQWGSKRTGPDLARVGGRYSDEWHIAHLNNPQSVVPESIMPKYGFLEDNLIDGKYIGDLLQAHKMVGVPYTEEMLDNAQADFMAQADPDSDYDDMLERYPKAQVRNFDGQEGISETDALVAYLQMLGTLVDFSTFTPDPDR from the coding sequence ATGGGAATTCTCGACAAACACAAAGTCATTGAGAAAAATGCGACTCTCCTGTTGATCGGCAGCCTTTTGGTTGTCTCCATCGGGGGGATCGTAGAAATCGCGCCACTGTTTTACATCCAAAATACGATCGAAGACGTTGAGGGCATGCGTCCTTATTCTCCGCTCGAATTGACGGGGCGCGAAATCTATGTGCGTGAAGGATGCTACGTCTGTCACAGCCAGATGATCCGTCCGATGCGCGACGAAGTTGAGCGTTATGGTCACTATAGTTTGGCGGCCGAAAGCATGTATGACCACCCGTTCCAATGGGGTTCAAAACGCACGGGGCCAGACCTTGCGCGTGTTGGCGGCCGCTATTCCGACGAGTGGCACATCGCGCACCTCAACAATCCACAATCCGTGGTGCCTGAGTCGATCATGCCGAAATATGGCTTCCTTGAGGACAATTTGATCGATGGTAAATACATCGGCGATTTGCTTCAGGCGCATAAAATGGTCGGCGTCCCTTATACGGAAGAAATGTTGGACAACGCCCAAGCTGACTTTATGGCGCAAGCGGATCCAGACAGCGACTATGACGATATGCTCGAACGCTATCCAAAAGCGCAGGTGCGCAACTTCGATGGCCAAGAGGGTATTTCGGAAACCGATGCGCTGGTGGCGTATCTTCAAATGCTCGGGACATTGGTTGATTTTTCAACCTTCACGCCCGACCCAGACCGCTAG
- a CDS encoding microcin C ABC transporter permease YejB, translated as MGAYILRRLLLIIPTLFGIMVVNFTLTQFVPGGPIEQILAELEGEGDVFKSISGSGGDAGISDSSLDVGSKYIGARGLPPEAIAELERQFGFDKPPLERFFTMMWNYIRLDFGESYNHDQKVLDLVWEKLPVSISLGLWSTLIAYAISIPLGIKKAVSDGSRFDTFTSGIIIVAYALPGFLIAILLIVLFAGGSYWQIFPLRGLTSDNFDSLSLGGKVLDYFWHIALPTIAMSIASFAGLTLLTKNSFLDEVRKQYVVTARAKGLSESRVLYGHIFRNAMLIVISGFPALFLSVFLTGSVIIETIFSLDGLGRLGFEAAVKRDFALVFGTLFFFGLIGLIIGIISDLMYVYVDPRIDFESRGD; from the coding sequence ATGGGTGCGTATATTCTTCGTCGGCTTCTGCTGATTATTCCAACGTTGTTCGGCATTATGGTCGTGAATTTCACGCTGACGCAATTCGTACCCGGCGGGCCGATTGAACAAATCCTTGCCGAGCTTGAGGGAGAAGGGGACGTATTTAAGTCGATCTCCGGCTCTGGTGGTGATGCTGGAATATCAGATTCCTCGCTTGATGTTGGTAGCAAATATATCGGCGCCCGTGGCCTTCCCCCCGAAGCGATTGCGGAGTTGGAGCGCCAGTTTGGGTTTGATAAACCACCGCTTGAGCGTTTCTTCACCATGATGTGGAATTATATCCGGCTTGATTTTGGCGAAAGCTATAACCACGATCAAAAAGTGCTGGATTTGGTGTGGGAAAAACTACCGGTTTCGATTTCACTTGGGCTTTGGTCGACGCTCATTGCCTATGCAATCTCGATTCCGCTGGGCATCAAAAAGGCCGTTTCTGATGGTAGCCGTTTTGATACCTTCACCAGCGGCATTATCATTGTTGCCTATGCATTGCCCGGTTTCCTGATCGCCATCCTGCTGATCGTGCTTTTTGCGGGGGGCTCCTATTGGCAGATTTTCCCGCTTCGGGGGCTGACTTCGGATAATTTTGATAGTCTAAGTCTGGGCGGCAAAGTCCTTGATTATTTCTGGCACATCGCGTTGCCAACGATTGCCATGTCTATTGCATCCTTTGCTGGCCTGACGCTTCTGACAAAAAACAGTTTTCTTGACGAGGTGCGCAAACAATACGTCGTGACTGCGCGCGCAAAAGGCCTGTCGGAGTCGCGCGTTCTATATGGGCATATTTTCCGCAATGCGATGCTCATCGTGATCTCCGGATTTCCCGCGCTTTTCCTCTCGGTTTTTCTGACGGGGTCGGTGATTATCGAAACGATTTTCTCGCTCGACGGGTTAGGCCGTCTAGGGTTTGAAGCCGCCGTAAAACGCGACTTTGCCCTCGTGTTCGGAACGTTGTTTTTCTTTGGATTGATCGGGCTAATCATCGGAATTATTTCGGATTTGATGTATGTGTACGTGGACCCAAGGATCGATTTCGAAAGCAGGGGAGACTAA
- a CDS encoding universal stress protein translates to MAYKSILTFMTDSITSAAALSYAANMTTEQNGHLDAFCLGIDRTQVGYYYAGANALIQQEAFAHAQEDAGKSEAWTRKTLEGSPFTWAVDKATVALPSLARLVSIHARFSDVVILPKPYGEGRGGQDEALLESALFEGHASTIIVPDKAKSAVKPKRIVVAWNESLEALNAIRAALPLMISADLVNITIIDPPAHGANRSDPGGPLSQMLARHGVKAEISVLAKSLPRVADVLTRHIVDTDADMLVMGAYGHSRFREAILGGATRHMLERTEVPVFMAH, encoded by the coding sequence ATGGCCTATAAATCAATCCTTACGTTTATGACGGATTCAATAACCAGTGCTGCAGCTCTTAGCTATGCGGCAAATATGACAACCGAGCAAAACGGTCACTTGGATGCGTTTTGCCTTGGGATCGACCGCACTCAAGTAGGGTATTATTACGCAGGCGCCAATGCTCTGATCCAGCAAGAAGCCTTTGCGCACGCCCAAGAAGACGCTGGAAAAAGCGAAGCGTGGACGCGCAAAACTCTAGAAGGGTCGCCATTTACTTGGGCAGTCGACAAAGCCACCGTCGCTTTGCCCAGCCTTGCGCGTCTCGTCTCAATTCACGCGCGCTTTTCTGACGTTGTTATTCTTCCAAAACCCTATGGTGAAGGGCGCGGCGGTCAAGACGAAGCTCTCTTAGAGTCGGCCTTGTTTGAAGGGCACGCGTCGACCATTATTGTGCCGGACAAAGCCAAATCGGCTGTTAAGCCCAAGCGGATCGTGGTTGCGTGGAATGAGAGCCTAGAAGCTCTGAACGCAATTCGTGCCGCTCTGCCCCTTATGATCTCTGCGGATTTAGTAAATATCACGATAATTGACCCACCTGCCCATGGGGCCAATCGCTCAGACCCCGGTGGTCCGTTGTCGCAAATGCTGGCTCGTCATGGCGTGAAGGCCGAGATTTCCGTGCTCGCAAAATCCCTACCGCGTGTCGCGGATGTTTTAACCCGCCATATCGTGGATACCGATGCGGATATGTTGGTCATGGGGGCCTATGGCCATTCACGTTTCCGCGAAGCCATCTTAGGCGGCGCCACGCGTCACATGCTTGAACGAACTGAAGTACCAGTATTTATGGCGCACTAG
- a CDS encoding extracellular solute-binding protein: MSQSFGSAQAVNQAHVNLRNSRVRFPNLAMLGLAVSVLFCSTLAGRAEQEVIQSHGISTFGNLNYDADFENLSYVNPEAPKGGEMSLAIVGSFDSMNPFSRKGDPGALATIMYESLLSGVSDQIGSSYGLLAETIEYPVDKSWVIFHMRPEATFSDGSPVTAKDVEFTYELFLKEGLTSYRAVLSQQVESAEIIDDHTIKFNFKPDAVKREIIQAVGGLPIFQSSWFAETGAILDETRLATALGSGPYMRGETEVGRRLTFVRNPEYWGRDLPINIGRSNFDTIRIEYFGDDTAAFEALKSGVVHFRVENSSKTWATGYNFPAIEDGTVIQETVFDGTIASGQAFVFNQRGERAERFGDIRVREALGLMFNFEWSNETLFYGLYERVDSLWENSDLEATGLPEGEELVLLESIRDKLRPEIFTEPAVMAPVSGQRRLDRKNLRKASGLLDDAGWIVGDDGLRRNAAGDTLDVEFLERSPAFDRVISPYVENLLALGVNAKLNRVDPAQFSERRQSFDYDVITAHEGGGNEPGDELLQQFGSETALESIFNPAGISSPAIDALIDVIRNAETLEELHVATRALDRVLRAEKYLVPQWYKDVHTFAYFDFYRHPEEIAPFDSGYLDYWWVDAERYDALKASGAIK; this comes from the coding sequence ATGTCTCAGAGTTTTGGTTCCGCCCAAGCTGTCAATCAGGCCCATGTCAATTTAAGAAACTCACGGGTCCGCTTCCCGAACCTCGCCATGCTTGGATTGGCGGTTTCAGTTCTATTTTGCAGCACTCTCGCGGGACGTGCTGAACAAGAAGTGATACAGTCCCATGGGATTTCAACGTTTGGAAATCTGAACTACGACGCGGATTTTGAGAATCTTTCCTATGTGAATCCGGAAGCCCCCAAAGGCGGGGAAATGTCTCTCGCGATCGTCGGATCATTTGATTCGATGAATCCATTTTCGCGCAAGGGTGATCCTGGTGCTTTGGCAACGATCATGTATGAATCCCTCCTTTCTGGTGTTTCTGATCAAATCGGCTCAAGCTATGGCTTGCTCGCTGAAACCATTGAGTATCCGGTGGATAAATCGTGGGTGATTTTCCACATGCGTCCCGAGGCCACGTTTTCTGACGGTTCACCTGTAACGGCCAAAGACGTTGAATTCACCTACGAGTTGTTTCTGAAAGAGGGGCTGACATCGTATCGCGCGGTACTCTCTCAGCAGGTCGAGAGCGCGGAAATCATTGACGACCACACAATTAAATTCAACTTCAAGCCGGACGCCGTGAAGCGGGAAATCATTCAGGCGGTCGGTGGCTTGCCTATTTTTCAGAGCAGCTGGTTTGCAGAAACGGGCGCCATACTGGATGAAACGCGCCTCGCCACAGCACTTGGATCGGGGCCTTACATGCGGGGTGAGACCGAAGTCGGCCGCCGCTTGACCTTTGTCCGCAACCCAGAATATTGGGGTCGCGATTTGCCGATCAACATCGGGCGCTCCAACTTTGATACAATCCGCATAGAGTATTTTGGCGATGATACTGCGGCCTTTGAAGCCCTCAAATCTGGCGTTGTCCATTTTAGGGTTGAAAACTCGTCCAAAACTTGGGCGACGGGATACAACTTTCCAGCGATTGAAGACGGGACCGTCATTCAGGAAACCGTTTTTGACGGCACGATTGCTTCTGGGCAAGCGTTTGTTTTCAATCAACGCGGTGAGCGCGCCGAGCGTTTTGGCGACATTCGCGTTCGCGAGGCCTTGGGCCTTATGTTCAATTTTGAATGGTCAAATGAAACCCTATTTTATGGCCTGTATGAACGGGTGGATTCGTTGTGGGAAAACTCCGATTTAGAAGCCACAGGATTGCCCGAAGGCGAAGAATTGGTCTTGCTGGAAAGTATCCGAGACAAATTGCGACCCGAAATCTTTACGGAGCCTGCTGTCATGGCGCCGGTGTCGGGGCAGCGTCGTTTGGATCGCAAAAACCTGCGCAAGGCCTCCGGGCTTTTGGATGATGCTGGCTGGATTGTTGGCGATGATGGTTTGCGGCGCAACGCCGCGGGTGACACGCTTGATGTCGAATTCCTTGAGCGTTCGCCAGCTTTTGACCGCGTGATTTCACCCTATGTCGAGAATTTGCTTGCCCTTGGGGTGAACGCCAAACTGAACCGTGTTGATCCTGCGCAATTTAGTGAGCGGCGTCAAAGTTTCGACTATGACGTGATTACGGCACACGAAGGGGGCGGGAATGAACCGGGCGATGAGTTGCTTCAGCAATTTGGTAGCGAAACAGCGCTAGAAAGCATTTTTAACCCCGCAGGGATCAGCAGCCCTGCCATCGACGCCCTTATTGACGTCATTCGCAACGCCGAAACCCTTGAAGAGCTGCACGTGGCGACACGCGCATTGGATCGCGTATTGCGGGCCGAAAAATACTTGGTTCCACAATGGTATAAGGATGTTCACACGTTTGCGTACTTCGATTTTTACCGCCATCCAGAGGAGATCGCCCCGTTTGATTCGGGCTATCTAGATTACTGGTGGGTGGACGCAGAAAGATATGACGCGCTCAAAGCATCTGGCGCAATTAAGTAG
- a CDS encoding ABC transporter permease: MKLSPLNQRRWSNFRKNRRAFYSLIIFAVLFGLSLFAEFIANDKPILVKYRGEFYVPIFNVYSEETFGGDLPVAADYAWISQKCLIKTGGNLDCYDTPEETMLDAEDGEIAGENIDRGWMIWPLIPNNYRNQVNRPGAAPSPPDRYNWLGTDDTKRDVLARVIYGFRLSILFTLVVTGISSVLGIVAGAVQGYFGGRVDLIFQRLLEIWGSTPSLYVIIILFAVLGRSFWLLVFVMILFGWPALVGVVRAEFLRARNFEYVRAARALGVSNRVIMFRHMLPNAMVATLTLMPFIITGTIGSLAGLDFLGYGLPSSSPSLGELTQQAKQNLQAPWLAFSAFFTFTIMLSLLVFIFEGIRDAFDPRKVFQ; this comes from the coding sequence ATGAAGCTCTCACCGCTGAACCAACGCCGCTGGTCAAACTTCCGCAAAAATCGCCGCGCGTTCTATTCGTTGATTATTTTCGCCGTGCTTTTTGGACTGTCCTTGTTCGCAGAATTTATCGCGAATGATAAGCCAATTTTGGTCAAGTATCGGGGTGAGTTTTACGTCCCAATATTCAACGTTTACTCGGAAGAGACATTCGGAGGGGATTTGCCCGTCGCTGCCGATTACGCTTGGATTAGTCAGAAATGTTTGATCAAGACAGGCGGCAATCTCGACTGTTATGATACGCCTGAAGAAACAATGTTAGACGCGGAAGACGGCGAAATTGCGGGTGAAAATATCGACAGGGGCTGGATGATTTGGCCCCTCATTCCCAACAATTACCGCAACCAAGTGAATCGCCCCGGCGCCGCTCCTTCGCCGCCTGATCGCTACAATTGGCTCGGTACCGATGACACAAAACGCGATGTTTTGGCGCGGGTGATTTACGGGTTCCGCCTGTCGATCCTTTTTACCCTTGTCGTTACGGGCATTTCTTCGGTTCTTGGGATCGTCGCGGGTGCGGTACAGGGGTATTTTGGTGGACGCGTTGACCTCATTTTTCAAAGGCTCCTTGAGATTTGGGGCTCAACCCCAAGCCTCTACGTCATCATCATCCTGTTCGCCGTTTTAGGGCGAAGTTTTTGGCTATTGGTCTTTGTGATGATCCTCTTTGGCTGGCCCGCCCTTGTGGGGGTTGTTCGAGCCGAATTCTTGCGGGCACGCAACTTTGAATACGTGCGCGCGGCGCGGGCATTGGGCGTTTCCAATCGCGTGATTATGTTCCGCCATATGCTGCCGAACGCTATGGTCGCGACCCTGACGTTAATGCCGTTCATCATTACCGGCACAATCGGAAGCCTCGCGGGCCTCGATTTCCTCGGATATGGATTGCCGTCTTCGTCGCCGTCCCTCGGCGAGTTGACTCAGCAAGCCAAGCAAAACCTTCAAGCTCCGTGGCTGGCCTTCTCGGCGTTTTTCACCTTCACTATCATGCTGTCACTCCTCGTCTTTATTTTCGAGGGAATCCGCGACGCATTTGACCCCCGAAAGGTGTTCCAATGA